The Campylobacter ureolyticus ACS-301-V-Sch3b genomic sequence ATTTGCTAGTTTTAAAATAGCCTTTGAGGTTAAAATCCCCTCAGCAACTTCGCCCAATTCTTCCAAAATTTCATCTATTTTTTTACCTTGTGCCAAACCAAAGCCTACTCTATAGTTTCTTGATAAATTGCTTGATGCAGTTAAAAACAGATCCCCTGCACCACTAAGCCCTAAAAAAGTTTCATCTTTTGCACCAAAAAATTTACCAAACCTTGCTATTTCTACAAGACCACGAGAAATTAGACTAGCTCTTGCATTGTTGCCTAAATTTAGCCCATCGCATGCTCCACTTGCTATTGCAATGACATTTTTATATGCACCGCAAACTTCAGCTCCTATAACATCATCTGATAAGTAAGCTTTAATATAATATGGAAAAAATGAGCAAAACTCTTTTGCTAAGTTATCGTTTTTAGAACTAACTACAACAGCACAAGGAAGTTTTTTTAAAACCTCGCTTGAAAATGACGGCCCTGAAAGAGTTGCTAAACTATCCTCACCAACAAATTTAGCAAAAATTTCATGTAAAAACTCTCCACTTTTGGCATTTATCCCTTTTGAGGCGACTAAAATTTTTTGGTTATTATAAACAAAATTTTTCTCAAGCCAAGACTTAGTTATTTGAGATGAAAGACTAAAAACTAAATATTCACATTTTAAAGCTTCTTCTAAACCAACAAAGTTAGGTATGTCTTTTTTAGTTCTTGAAGTTATAACGCATTCATTTTGAAAGCTAAAAGCATCAAAAAGCGCACTTCCCCATTTTCCAGCTCCAATAACTGCTATCTTAGCCATAAACAAACCTTAAAGTTTAGCTTTTAAAAGCTCGTTTACTTTTGCAGGATTAAACGCACCTTTTCCGGCCTTCATAACTTGTCCTACAAAAAATCCAAAAAGTTTATCTTTTCCACTTTTGTATTCAGCAACCTTATCACCATTTTTAGATAATACTTCGTCTATAACTGCTAAAATTGAAGCATCATCGCTAATTTGCTTTAAGCCAAGCTTATCGATAATATCATTAACTTTTGCATTGTTTTCCATCATATTATCAAGCACATCTTTTGCTGCTTTTTGAGATATAGTATTATCCTCAATTCTTTTTAAAAGTTCACTCATTCTTAAACTATCAACTGGGCTTGTTTCTATAGTTAAACCATTTTTAAGTCTTCCTAAAAGCTCAACTGTAAGCCAAGTAACACAAAGCTTTGGATCGTGTCCTTTAGAGATCAAATCTTCAAAATAAACAGCCATGGCATAGTCATCAATAATAACTTTTGCATCACTTTCTTTTATATCAAGCTTTTCAACATATCTTTTAAGCTTTGCACTAGGAAGCTCAGGTATATTAGTAGCTTCTTTCATCATTTCATCAC encodes the following:
- a CDS encoding NAD(P)H-dependent glycerol-3-phosphate dehydrogenase, with protein sequence MAKIAVIGAGKWGSALFDAFSFQNECVITSRTKKDIPNFVGLEEALKCEYLVFSLSSQITKSWLEKNFVYNNQKILVASKGINAKSGEFLHEIFAKFVGEDSLATLSGPSFSSEVLKKLPCAVVVSSKNDNLAKEFCSFFPYYIKAYLSDDVIGAEVCGAYKNVIAIASGACDGLNLGNNARASLISRGLVEIARFGKFFGAKDETFLGLSGAGDLFLTASSNLSRNYRVGFGLAQGKKIDEILEELGEVAEGILTSKAILKLANLHNIYTPIAREVALTIDGKDPKKSLIDLLRHK